A stretch of the Paenibacillus dendritiformis genome encodes the following:
- a CDS encoding YxlC family protein, which yields MNKRNKKKLDISVTAEAGPNKPHTAPAEWEADPESLRRLHQAWASLDQASERNAEIPDVEQLQRMLHSRFLRNRSRLWKELLLLWGAACILVGGGLSLAMTDWRAFAGFQAAALLGGVLFCLVKSPIRAGEEGERE from the coding sequence ATGAACAAGCGCAATAAGAAGAAGCTGGATATCTCGGTGACTGCCGAGGCGGGGCCGAACAAGCCGCACACGGCGCCCGCGGAATGGGAGGCCGACCCCGAATCGCTGCGCAGGCTGCACCAAGCTTGGGCCAGCCTGGATCAGGCCAGCGAGCGGAATGCGGAGATTCCGGATGTGGAACAGCTGCAGCGCATGCTGCACAGCCGCTTCCTGCGCAACCGCAGCCGTCTGTGGAAGGAATTGCTTCTGCTCTGGGGAGCGGCCTGCATTCTCGTCGGCGGGGGCTTGTCGCTGGCCATGACAGATTGGCGCGCATTTGCGGGCTTCCAGGCAGCGGCTCTGTTGGGCGGCGTCTTGTTCTGTCTCGTGAAGTCGCCTATTCGCGCTGGGGAGGAGGGTGAACGCGAATGA
- the sigY gene encoding RNA polymerase sigma factor SigY, producing MDQEQEWIRRAIRGDTDALANLLHRHYSFLHKYMLKLTMNPSVAEDVVQDTMVRCLEKIHTYNGKMKFSSWLIMIGSRLYIDMLRRRKVEQRWQEAEEKEAARQLRYYMESSDVEWSCLLEQLGALSAEQRAPIVLKHYYGYSIPEIAVMLNVNEGTVKSRIHYGLEKLRKEWSKDEQAQ from the coding sequence GTGGATCAGGAGCAGGAATGGATTCGGCGGGCCATTCGCGGCGATACCGATGCGTTGGCCAATTTACTGCACAGGCACTATTCCTTTTTACACAAATATATGCTGAAGCTGACGATGAACCCGAGCGTGGCTGAAGATGTCGTGCAGGACACGATGGTGCGCTGTCTTGAGAAAATACACACCTATAACGGGAAAATGAAGTTTTCGTCGTGGCTCATCATGATCGGCTCGCGGCTGTATATCGATATGCTGCGAAGGAGAAAGGTCGAACAGCGTTGGCAGGAAGCGGAGGAGAAGGAGGCCGCGCGCCAGCTTCGCTATTATATGGAGTCGAGCGATGTCGAATGGTCTTGTCTGCTTGAACAACTGGGAGCATTGTCGGCTGAACAGCGTGCCCCGATTGTGCTCAAGCATTATTACGGCTACTCGATTCCCGAGATCGCGGTCATGCTCAATGTAAATGAAGGCACCGTCAAATCCCGAATTCATTACGGATTGGAGAAGCTGCGGAAGGAGTGGAGTAAGGATGAACAAGCGCAATAA